Proteins encoded together in one Benincasa hispida cultivar B227 chromosome 1, ASM972705v1, whole genome shotgun sequence window:
- the LOC120070234 gene encoding 9-cis-epoxycarotenoid dioxygenase NCED3, chloroplastic has protein sequence MASSSSSSSSLLKSPLSSPMLQNLSLNSNYGRNRVAPTCSLHTPSIIQIPKHSHTAFPSPLKTTVPPSPPSLSSPSHDWNFLQRAAAIALDAVENALVSAERKHSLPKTADPAVQIAGNFAPVPEQPVRKGLPVTGKVPDSIRGVYVRNGANPLHEPVSGHHLFDGDGMVHAVEFSDGGAVSYACRFTETQRLVQERAYGRPVFPKAIGELHGHSGIARLMLFYARGLFGLVDHNHGIGVANAGLVFFNGRLLAMSEDDLPYQITVTPAGDLKTVGRFDFHGQLTSTMIAHPKLDPVSGEMFALSYDVIQKPYLKYFKFSPEGEKSPDVEIPLPQPTMMHDFAITEKFVVIPDQQVVFKLPEMIRGGSPVVYDKEKISRFGILDKNATDANAIKWIEAPDCFCFHLWNAWEEPETNEIVVIGSCMTPPDSIFNECEENLKSVLSEIRLNLSTGKSTRRPIIAETEQVNLEAGMVNRNRLGRKTQFAYLALAEPWPKVSGFAKVDLFTGEIRKYLYGDQRYGGEPLFLPREGAEAEDDGHILAFVHDEKEWKSELQIVNAMTLELEATVKLPSRVPYGFHGTFISSKDLQKQIR, from the coding sequence atggcttcttcttcttcttcttcttcttcactccTCAAATCTCCTCTTTCCTCTCCAATGCTGCAAAATCTCTctctaaattcaaattatggCAGAAACAGAGTTGCTCCCACCTGTTCTCTCCATACACCTTCTATTATTCAAATTCCTAAGCATTCCCACACTGCATTTCCATCTCCACTTAAGACTACGGTTCCGCCTTCCCCTCCCTCCCTGTCCTCCCCCTCCCACGACTGGAATTTCTTGCAACGGGCTGCTGCTATCGCGCTTGATGCCGTTGAGAATGCTCTGGTTTCTGCAGAGAGGAAGCATTCCTTGCCCAAGACGGCGGACCCTGCTGTTCAAATTGCTGGGAATTTCGCTCCCGTGCCCGAGCAGCCGGTTCGGAAGGGCTTGCCCGTCACTGGCAAAGTTCCTGACTCTATCCGAGGGGTTTATGTGCGAAACGGGGCGAACCCACTTCACGAACCGGTGTCCGGTCATCACTTGTTTGACGGCGATGGGATGGTTCATGCTGTGGAATTCTCTGACGGCGGTGCCGTTAGTTACGCTTGCCGCTTCACGGAGACTCAACGCCTGGTTCAGGAGCGAGCTTATGGCCGCCCGGTTTTCCCTAAGGCAATCGGCGAACTTCATGGCCACTCTGGGATTGCTCGGCTCATGCTTTTCTATGCCAGAGGATTATTTGGCCTTGTCGATCATAACCATGGAATCGGAGTCGCTAACGCCGGTCTGGTCTTTTTCAACGGACGGCTTCTTGCCATGTCCGAAGACGATTTGCCTTACCAAATCACAGTCACTCCGGCGGGTGATTTGAAAACCGTCGGCCGATTTGATTTCCATGGCCAACTGACATCCACAATGATAGCCCACCCGAAACTCGACCCTGTTTCTGGGGAGATGTTTGCTTTAAGCTACGATGTAATCCAAAAGCCATATTTGAAATACTTCAAATTCTCGCCGGAGGGGGAGAAATCACCGGACGTCGAAATTCCCTTGCCTCAGCCAACGATGATGCACGATTTCGCAATTACAGAGAAATTCGTCGTAATTCCCGACCAGCAGGTGGTTTTCAAGTTGCCGGAGATGATCCGCGGCGGGTCTCCAGTGGTCTACGACAAAGAAAAAATCTCCCGATTCGGAATTTTGGACAAAAATGCCACAGATGCCAACGCCATTAAATGGATTGAAGCTCCTGATTGCTtctgtttccatctctggaacgCTTGGGAAGAACCGGAAACTAACGAAATCGTCGTAATTGGGTCGTGCATGACGCCACCGGACTCCATTTTCAACGAATGCGAAGAGAATTTGAAATCCGTTTTGTCGGAAATTCGTTTGAATCTCTCCACCGGAAAATCGACCCGTCGGCCAATCATCGCCGAAACAGAGCAAGTGAACTTAGAGGCCGGAATGGTGAACCGAAATCGGCTTGGAAGAAAAACCCAGTTCGCTTATCTTGCTCTAGCAGAGCCATGGCCAAAAGTTTCTGGTTTTGCGAAGGTCGATCTCTTCACCGGAGAAATCAGAAAGTATCTGTATGGCGATCAGAGGTACGGCGGCGAGCCTCTGTTTCTACCTAGAGAAGGGGCAGAAGCAGAAGACGACGGCCACATCTTGGCTTTTGTTCACGACGAGAAGGAATGGAAATCGGAGCTTCAGATCGTTAACGCTATGACTTTGGAGCTTGAAGCAACTGTGAAGCTTCCTTCTCGAGTTCCTTATGGCTTCCATGGAACTTTCATAAGCTCCAAGGATTTGCAGAAGCAGATACGGTAA